One genomic segment of Tiliqua scincoides isolate rTilSci1 chromosome 6, rTilSci1.hap2, whole genome shotgun sequence includes these proteins:
- the SOWAHB gene encoding ankyrin repeat domain-containing protein SOWAHB, producing MARELSQAELLDFLCAAGGRVSNAALLGHFARLLRDPAAPPAELRRRRERFKGFVNAVATVRQDAPAAPKFVVLRRRFRELVGEDAAPGPPPEPRPRQQGAPRGGGRATCPADAPAGPRPSSCPPREPTWGLGAPPPARSCHARPSEACLPRDPRLPLWARAPPPSNGPCFLSRAPPSPHQRIHEWLEKAHPSLDPPAPLPDHGDQDPWPGQPPPPSSSWSTCLSPSLDSHLGRFPAQVSVFRSIRCQLSLQDLEDFVEQESPTSESSSGSGGSDSCRGPGAPHPISVLQHGPHGRNSVQGTWSRPEGTRHKPRANGQVVPPARKSVPHRNGAALECFVLLSQEARGSSSSEEQLDKDSRSQRRPLRKVARLPPPRMDAPLSPGPVPRQGHLATVPDVEGLGPEHRASSVPLESREHTWLVKVAMGSWLQVRALLHEDPHLATRKDFVSGYTVLHWLAKHGNAQVLLEVVTSVRKAGVALDVNAKSGCGYTPLHLAAIHGHQLVIKVLVQKLRCLIQVRDSSGKKPWQYLSSATSGEVWQLLGAPRDKTIFPARPITRTASASSNLARNGKSPQLARKISRKASLAAYLKPQHIKWKTANKYPPLQEKEEYSD from the coding sequence ATGGCGCGCGAGCTGAGCCAGGCGGAGCTGCTGGACTTCCTGTGCGCGGCGGGCGGGCGCGTGAGCAACGCGGCGCTGCTGGGCCACTTCGCGCGCCTGCTGCGGGACCCCGCCGCGCCCCCCGCCGAGCTGCGGCGCCGCCGCGAGCGCTTCAAGGGCTTCGTCAACGCCGTGGCCACCGTGCGCCAGGACGCGCCCGCCGCGCCCAAGTTCGTGGTGCTCCGCAGGCGCTTCCGCGAGCTGGTGGGCGAGGACGCCGCCCCGGGGCCGCCCCCGGAGCCCCGGCCCCGGCAGCAGGGCGCGCCCAGGGGGGGCGGGCGCGCCACCTGCCCGGCCGACGCCCCTGCTGGCCCCAGGCCAAGCAGCTGCCCGCCCCGGGAGCCCACATGGGGGCTGGGCGCGCCGCCTCCGGCCAGGAGCTGCCACGCCCGCCCCTCGGAGGCATGCCTCCCGCGGGACCCTCGGCTGCCCCTCTGGGCACGGGCCCCGCCGCCCTCCAATGGGCCATGCTTCCTCTCCAGGgcgccccccagcccccaccagAGGATCCACGAGTGGCTGGAGAAGGCGCACCCCAGCCTGGACCCCCCGGCCCCCCTCCCGGACCACGGCGACCAGGACCCCTGGCCAGGCCAGCCCCCGCCCCCCAGCTCCTCCTGGAGCACCTGCCTGTCGCCCTCCCTCGACTCCCACCTGGGACGCTTCCCTGCCCAGGTGTCCGTCTTCCGCAGCATCCGTTGCCAGCTCTCCCTGCAGGACCTGGAGGACTTCGTGGAGCAGGAGAGCCCCACCAGCgagagcagcagtggcagtgggggcagcGACTCTTGCAGGGGACCCGGGGCCCCCCACCCCATATCCGTCCTACAGCACGGCCCCCATGGCAGGAACTCCGTCCAGGGCACCTGGTCCAGGCCCGAGGGGACCCGCCACAAACCCCGGGCGAATGGGCAGGTGGTACCGCCTGCCAGGAAGAGTGTGCCCCACAGGAATGGGGCAGCCCTGGAGTGCTTCGTCTTGCTCAGCCAGGAGGCTCGGGGGTCCTCGTCTTCAGAAGAGCAGTTGGACAAGGactccaggagccaaagaaggccGCTCAGGAAGGTGGCCAGGTTGCCTCCTCCCCGCATGGATGCCCCCTTAAGCCCAGGGCCAGTGCCAAGGCAAGGGCACCTGGCCACCGTCCCAGACGTTGAAGGGCTGGGCCCAGAGCACAGGGCTTCCTCAGTCCCCCTGGAGTCCCGAGAGCACACCTGGTTGGTCAAAGTGGCCATGGGGTCCTGGCTGCAGGTCCGGGCACTGCTCCACGAGGATCCCCATCTTGCCACACGTAAGGACTTTGTTTCTGGCTACACGGTGCTTCACTGGCTGGCCAAGCATGGGAATGCTCAGGTGCTTCTGGAGGTGGTCACCAGTGTCAGGAAAGCTGGGGTTGCCCTGGATGTGAACGCCAAGTCCGGCTGTGGATACACCCCACTTCACCTGGCCGCCATCCACGGGCACCAGCTGGTCATCAAGGTGCTAGTGCAGAAGCTGCGGTGTCTTATCCAGGTGAGGGACAGCAGTGGCAAGAAGCCTTGGCAGTACCTGAGCAGCGCCACCTCTGGGGAAGTGTGGCAGCTCTTGGGAGCACCCAGGGACAAAACCATCTTCCCAGCCCGTCCGATCACCAGGACTGCCTCAGCTTCCTCCAATCTTGCTAGAAATGGCAAGAGCCCTCAGCTGGCAAGGAAAATTAGCAGGAAAGCTTCCTTGGCAGCCTACTTGAAACCTCAGCACATTAAATGGAAAACGGCAAACAAGTacccaccactgcaggagaaaGAGGAGTACAGTGACTGA